The segment GCCGTTGCGCGCCGAAAAATAGCGGATGCTGGCCCACTCACGATCCCGGATGGCCGCATTGAGCTCGTGGGGTTCAAGCATGTTGCGCCACACCTGTTCCTGCGAGGCTGAACGCCACAGCCACAACGGATGCACACGGTGGGTGTGATAAACCGCCACCACGGCACACCCGTGGGGGGTGAGGGCGATGAGTTCTGGTGGCAGCACGCAGGCGGGATCGAAGCTCTCGTTATGGCAGGCCAGGGGCTCAGTGGCGACAAAACGATTGTCCAGCCGCTGATAGATCAGGCCGCCGTAGACCTTGTCATCTCGCCCGGCAATCTGTTCGTGGGCGTAACGCGCGGCATCATCAGCCGAGATGAAAGACGGGCTCATGGCCCGCCGGTAAAAGCCATCATAGGGTTGCCAGGCGGGTGTCACCCGCCCCTCCCTGCTCCACAAGTCACTGGTGTGCAGCACGCTTAACTCGCCCACGCGGGAAAGCTCGCGAATAAACGCGCTGGTGAGCGTCACGCCGCTGAGCAGCTCCCGCGTAATCGCCAACCCTTCACCCTGGGTGAGCGGCGCCAGCAAGGTGTGCTCGGCCGGGGTCAACGTCGAGACGTATTTCAGGACAGCGCCATCGGTGGTGCAGATAAACAGCGGCACTGCGCGCGCGGCCGATGGCCCGGCCAATGCCTGGGCAGCCTTGACCCCATTGGCCAGGGCCTGGGGAAACAGGAAATTCTTGAATACCGAAGGCTCTTGCACAGGCACCAGGCTCGGATCGCGGTAAAAACCGTCGCGGCAATACAAGCCTGCCACCTCGTAATAAGGGGGTATGAGACCCGGAGTGGAGGCCGTCGAGGGGAAAATCTTCGACAGCGAGAAATCCAGCTCCCCCGAAACCGGTTCCGAAGCGACAAACACGGGCTGGCCTTTGTGTTCGAGGATGATCCCGTACACGCTGTCACTGGTTTGATTGACCCGCGCCCGCATCTCTTTGACGGCCTGCTCGATGCTCTCACTGATAGGCCCAAACGCGGGCTGCTGCACGATCACCGGGGCAATATCCAGAGACTCTGACGGTGTGAACACCTTGAAGTCCCCCCGCAACAGCCCCGGCTTTGCGCCCCATATTTCAGTGGACTGAATCACCCGTAACGTCCCGACCCTGGCTGCCGCCTGGATGTATTGGGCGATGGTGGGAAATGTCAGTTTCCCCTCGCTGGTATCGAGGGCAATTCGTTCTGTGAGCGCTTCTTCCAGAGGCGATCCGCTGGCGATGTATTTGAGCAGCGAGCCATTGACCCCCGACAAATAATGGGCGACAGCAAAATAGGCATTGAGCCGATTGAGCACCATGTCCGCAGTAGAAAAGCTGTTGATGGCGGTTTGAATGTCCTGGGGTGGCCATGATTTTAAAACACCTTGCAGCTTGTCGTAGTTCGCCGGGTGCGAATGGTACAAGGCCACGCAGGTATAACCGGGGGGGGTGATAAACATACCTTTGGCATCGGTTGAAATGACCAATGTCGGATCAAACGAGCTTTGTCTTCCTCTTACCGGGCGCGTTGCGAAATAGCGTCCCTGGGTGTCTTGAAGGATAGCGCCACCGTACTCGACGGTGCGGTAGTCCGCGATCAGTTGGTGGGCAAAGCGGGCGGCATCATCGGCATTGATAAAGGCCGGGCTTAGCGTCGGCAATACGGTTTGCACATTGGGATGTGCGTTGCGCTTTTCACGGTTCTCGGTGTAGTCCATAGCAATGGCATCCTTGATCAAAGAAGGGAGATCGGCCAAGGCCAGATCTCCTTTCATCATCAAGAGCGGTGGGCTGAGCGGGCGGTAAATAGTTAAGTTGCCCTGCGAAACCGCCCCCTCCTGGGGCGAACGGCCCCAGGCAGGCGATTTATGCCTGCCTGGCACCAAGGCAGCGCACTCAAGCCCCCAACTGGTGCGCCATGACGCCCGATTTTCGCGCAAAGCCCCGTTGCAGAGCCTTATTTCAACTCCGGCACAGCCCTTGCTAAGACCTTCTCAGTGTTCAGATCAATCCTCTAAAAATCAGATACCTGGAGATCGCACCATGAAGCGTCGCAGCTTGATCAAGGCTTTCACCCTGACCGCCTCCATCGCGGCAATGGGCCTGACCTGGACGGTGCAAGCCGCCGAGACCATCAAGGTGGGGATTTTGCATTCCCTGTCCGGAACCATGGCGATCTCCGAAACCTCGCTCAAAGACATGGCGCTGATGACCATTGACGAGATCAATGCCAAGGGCGGCGTCAACGGCAAGATGCTCGAAGCGGTGGTGGTGGACCCGGCCTCCAACTGGCCTCTGTTTGCCGAAAAGGGCCGCCAGTTGCTGACCCAGGACAAAGTGGCCGTGGTATTCGGTTGCTGGACGTCGGTGTCGCGCAAATCGGTATTGCCGGTGTTTGAAGAACTCAACGGCCTGCTGTTTTACCCGGTGCAATACGAAGGCGAAGAGATGTCGCCCAACGTGTTCTACACCGGTGCAGCCCCTAACCAGCAGGCCATTCCGGCCGTTGAATACCTGATGAGCGAAGACGGCGGCAGTGCCAAGCGCTTTGTGTTGCTGGGCACCGACTACGTGTACCCGCGCACCACCAACAAGATCCTGCGCGCGTTCCTGCACTCCAAAGGCGTGGCCGACAAGGACATCGAAGAGGTCTACACCCCGTTTGGCCACAGCGATTACCAGACCATTGTGTCCAACATCAAAAAGTTCTCGGCAGGCGGCAAAACGGCGGTGATCTCCACGGTCAACGGCGACTCCAACGTACCGTTCTATAAAGAGCTGGCCAACCAGGGCCTGAAAGCCACCGACGTTCCGGTGATCGCGTTCTCGGTGGGTGAAGAGGAACTGCGCGGCATCGACACCAAACCGCTGGTGGGCAACCTGGCCGCCTGGAACTACTTCCAGTCGGTAGAGAACCCGGCCAACGATAAGTTCGTCGCCGACTGGAAAGCCTACGCCAAGAAACACAACCTGCCGGGCGCCGACAAAGCCGTGACCAACGACCCGATGGAAGCCACCTACGTGGGCATTCACATGTGGGCCCAGGCCGCCGAAAAAGCCAAGTCCACCGACGTGGATAAAGTGCGCGAAGCCCTGGCCGGCCAGACGTTTGCCGCGCCGTCGGGCTACACCCTGACGATGGACAAGACCAACCACCACCTGCACAAGCCGGTGATGATCGGCGAGATCCAGCCTGACGGTCAGTTCAGCGTGGTGTGGCAGACCGAAGGCCCGATCCGCGCCCAGCCGTGGAGCCCTTACATCTCGGGCAACGACAAAAAGCCGGATTACGCGGTGAAGGGTAACTGAGGCCAGCCTCATCGTTGTGCTTTTGTGGGAGCGGGCTTGCTCGCGATGCAATCAACACGGTTTCACTGAAAGACCGCGTTGCCTGAATCGCGAGCAAGCCCGCTCCCACAGGTGTGTTGAATTGCTTCTATCTGTGCAAGGCCATAACTATGCCCACTGCCCTTTACCGCGTTATCGTCGCGCTACTGCTGTTGCTGCCCCTGGCCGCACAGGCCGATGACGCCAGCGACTTCGCCGCTGCCAACAATTCACAGCAGGCCCAACTGCTCGAACGCTGGGCCGCGCACCCCGTCCCTGCCCGCGTCGAACTGATCAACAGCCTGCAACAAGGTCAGCTCACGGTAGACGGCCAGTCCAAAACCCTGCGCCTGAACAACCGTCTGCGCGGGCTGATCGACACGGCATTGGCCAGCCATCAGTTGCTTGCCAGCGATCCCAAGCTGCGCCTGAGTGCGGCGCAACACCTGCAAAAATCCGCAAGCCCTGCACAACTCTCATTCCTCGACCGGCAACTGGCTGGCGAAACCGACAGCGATGTACACACCGCCCTGAGCCTGGCGCTGGCCAATCTGCAACTGGTCGACCCCGACCCTGCCGTGCGTCTGGCCGCCGTGCGCCTGCTCGGAGAAACCGGCGAACCGCTGGCCCGCACCCGTCTTGAAACCCTGCTGCAACCTGGCGTCGAAACCGATGCCACGGTACACACCGCAGCCGAAACCAGCCTGTCCCAGGTCAAGCGCAAACTGCTGATCGGCGACCTGCTGGGGCAGGCGTTCAGTGGTTTGTCCCTGGGGTCGATTCTGCTGCTGGCGGCACTCGGGCTGGCCATTACCTTCGGCCTGCTGGGCGTGATCAATATGGCCCACGGCGAGATGCTGATGCTCGGCGCCTATTCCACGTACTGCGTGCAGTTGCTGTTCCAGCGCTTTGCTCCTGGCGCCATCGAGTTCTACCCCTTGCTGGCATTGCCGGTCGCATTCTTTGTCACCGCTGCCGTGGGCATGGTGCTGGAGCGCACGATCATTCGTCACCTCTACGGCCGTCCACTGGAAACCCTGCTCGCCACCTGGGGCATCAGCCTGATCCTGATCCAGCTGGTACGCGTCATGTTCGGTGCACAAAACGTTGAAGTGGCCAACCCGGCATGGCTGTCGGGCGGGCTGCAAGTGCTGCCCAACCTTGTACTGCCGTACAACCGCCTGGTGATCATCGTCTTCGCATTGGCCGTGGTGGTACTGACCTGGCTGCTGCTGAACAAGACCCGCCTGGGCCTCAATGTTCGCGCCGTCACCCAGAACCGCAACATGGCCGCCTGCTGCGGCGTACCCACCGGGCGTGTGGACATGCTCGCCTTCGGCCTCGGCTCGGGGATTGCCGGGCTCGGCGGCGTAGCCTTGAGCCAGGTCGGCAACGTCGGCCCGGACCTGGGCCAGGGCTACATCATCGATTCGTTCCTGGTGGTGGTGCTGGGCGGTGTCGGGCAACTGGCAGGCACTGTTTACGCGGCCTTTGGCCTGGGCATCGCCAACAAGATTCTTGAACCGCAGATCGGCGCCGTACTCGGCAAAATCCTGATCCTGGGGCTGATCATTCTGTTTATCCAGAAGCGTCCGCAAGGGCTCTTCGCGCTAAAAGGACGGGTGATCGACTGATGAATCAGCCTCTGATGGTCACTGCGGCACAAAAAGCCGGGCCCACCGTTACAACCCTGGTGGGTGGCCTGGTCCTGCTGGTATTGCTGGCCTTGCCGCTGCTCTCCCTGTTGCCTGCCGACAGCCCGTTTCAGGTCTCGGCCTACACCCTCACGCTGGTGGGCAAGATCCTCTGCTACGCCATTGTCGCGCTGGCGCTGGATCTGGTCTGGGGCTACGCCGGGCTGCTGTCCCTGGGGCACGGCCTGTTCTTCGCCCTGGGTGGCTACGCGATGGGCATGTACCTGATGCGCCAGGCCTCGGGCGATGAATTGCCCGCCTTCATGACCTTTTTGTCGTGGACTGAGCTGCCCTGGTACTGGGTCGGCACCGAACACTTCTGGTGGGCCATGTGCCTGGTCGTACTGGCTCCCGGCTTGCTGGCACTGGTGTTCGGCTTTTTCGCCTTCCGCTCGCGAATCAAGGGCGTGTATTTCTCGATCATGACCCAGGCCCTGACCTTCGCCGGGATGCTGCTGTTTTTCCGCAACGAAACCGGGTTTGGCGGCAACAACGGCTTCACCAACTTTCGCAGCATCCTGGGCTTTGGCATCACCGAACCCGGCACCCGTGCCGCGCTGTTCTTCGCCACGGTGCTGTTGCTGGTGGTCAGTCTGTTTCTCGGCTGGCGGCTGGCGCGCAGCAAGTTTGGCCGCGTACTGACCGCGCTGCGCGATGCGGAAAACCGCCTGATGTTCTGCGGCTACGACCCCCGTGGCTTCAAGCTGTTTGTGTGGGTGTTGAGCGCTGTGCTGTGCGGCCTGGCCGGTGCCTTGTATGTGCCGCAAGTCGGCATCATCAACCCCGGCGAAATGTCGCCGACCAACTCCATCGAAGCCGCCGTGTGGGTAGCCCTGGGTGGACGCGGCACCCTGATCGGCCCGCTGCTGGGTGCAGGCGTGGTCAACGGCATGAAAAGCTGGTTCACCGTGGCCTTCCCCGAATACTGGCTGTTCTTCCTGGGGGCGCTGTTCATCATCGTGACCCTGTACCTGCCCAAAGGCGTGATCGGCCTGTTGAAGAAAAAGGCCGACCAATGAGGAATGTCATGTTCGAACCTATCCTCGACCCCAACAAAGACGCGGGCAGCAGCCGTGACGCCATCAGCTTTGGCCAGCGCGTTGAACCGGGCCTGAACACCCGCCACGGCACCATCCTGACCCTGGAAGACATCAGCGTCAGCTTCGATGGCTTCAAAGCGCTGAACAACCTCAACCTGTACATCGGCGTTGGCGAATTGCGCTGCATCATCGGCCCCAATGGCGCGGGCAAGACCACCATGATGGACGTGATCACCGGCAAGACCCGGCCCAGCGAAGGGCAGGCCTGGTTCGGCGAAACCCTGGACCTGCGCCAGATGAGTGAAGTGCAGATTGCCCAGGCCGGGATCGGGCGCAAGTTCCAGAAGCCCACGGTGTTCGAAGCCTTGAGCGTGTTTGAAAACCTGGAGCTGGCGCAAAAGACCGACAAGTCGGTGTGGGCCAGCCTGCGGGCAACGCTGAGCGGCGAGCAAAAGGACCGCATCGGCGAAGTGCTGCACACCATCCGCCTGAGCGGCTCGGCCCATCGACCTGCCGGGTTGTTGTCCCACGGCCAGAAGCAGTTTCTGGAAATCGGCATGCTGTTGATGCAAGACCCGCAACTGTTGCTGCTCGACGAACCGGTGGCGGGCATGACCGACGCCGAAACCGAGTTCACCGCCGAACTGTTCAAGAGCCTGGCGGGCAAGCATTCGCTGATGGTGGTGGAACACGACATGGGGTTTGTCGGCTCGATTGCCGACCATGTGACCGTGCTGCACCAAGGCAGCGTGTTGGCCGAGGGCTCGCTGGAACAGGTTCAGGCGAATGAGCGGGTCATCGAGGTGTATCTGGGCCGCTGAATGATTACCTGTAGTCGCTGCCGAAGGCTGCGATAAGGCCCGAAGGGGCTTCAACCATTTCAAGAGCGCGACCGCTACGCGCTCGATCGCAGCCTCCGGCAGCGGCTACAGAAGCGGCGCAGTTCAAAAAGGAAATCAACATGCTAAACGTCCAGAAACTGCATCAGTACTACGGCGGCAGCCACATCCTGCGCGGTCTGTCGTTTGAAGTGAAAGTCGGCGAGGTCACTTGCCTGCTGGGCCGCAATGGCGTGGGCAAAACCACATTGCTCAAATGCCTGATGGGCTTGCTGCCGGTCAAGGAAGGCGATGTGCAGTGGGAAGGTAAAACCATCACCACGCTCAAACCCCACCAGCGGGTCCACTCCGGTATCGCTTACGTGCCCCAGGGCCGGGAGATTTTCGGGCGCCTGACGGTGGAGGAAAACCTGCTCATGGGCCTCTCGCGTTTCCCCGGTTCCGAGGCCAGGGAAGTTCCGGCGTTTATCTACGAGCTGTTCCCGGTATTGCTGCAAATGAAGCATCGACGCGGCGGCGATTTGTCCGGTGGCCAGCAGCAACAATTGGCCATTGGCCGCGCGCTGGCCAGCCGTCCGCGCTTGCTGATCCTCGATGAGCCGACTGAAGGCATCCAGCCTTCGGTGATCAAGGAGATCGGGGCCGTGATCAAAATGCTCGCCGCACGGGGGGATATGGCGATTTTGCTGGTGGAGCAGTTTTATGATTTTGCCGAGGAACTGGCTGACCAGTATCTGGTGATGTCACGGGGCGAAATCGTGCAGCAAGGCCGTGGCGAAAATATGCAAACAGAAGGTGTACGCGGGCTGGTAACGATTTAATCTGCGTCTCTATTTAGTGAAAAGTCCTACATATGAACCTGCCTGCCAACGCTCCATTGTTCACCCCCAGCTGGCACGCCGAGCTGGAGCTGGGCTATGGCCGTTTTGGCGACAGCACGCGCCCTACCCTGCGTCGTCATGTCGGCCCGTTGCGGGTGCAAAAGCACCTGTACGCCGAAGGGCCGCAGGTTTGCCAGCACATCATCGTCCATCCACCGGGCGGGATTGCCGGTGGCGATCAACTCAACATCAGTGCCAGCGTCGGCCCGGATGCCTGGGCACAACTGACCAGCCCCGGTGCGGCCAAATGGTATCGCGCTGCCGGGCCAGCCTGTCAGAACCTGACATTGAAGGTCGCACCCGGCGCGACTCTGGAATGGCTGCCACAAGAAACCATCGTCTTCAGCGCGGCCCAGGCCGAACTCGCGACCCGTATCGAACTTGAGGGCGATGCCCGGTTGTTTTACTGGGACATGGTGGCGCTGGGTCGACTGGCCAGTGGCGAGCGTTTCGAGCACGGGCACTTCCAGTCGCGGCTGGATCTGCGCCGCGACGGCCAACTGCTCTGGCATGAGCGCCAGCGCATTGTGGGCGGCGACGGGCTGCTGGATTCGCCCATTGGCCTGGACGGCAACCCGGTGTTTGCCACGTTGCTGGTGACGGGCGAGATCAGCGCCCAATTACTGGAAACCTGTCGCTCGCTGCCCAATCCGGTGCGCGGCGACTTGACCCAGTTACCGGGTTTGCTGGTAGCCCGCTGCCTGGCGGGTGAAGCCTTGCAGGCACGGGCCTGGCTGATTGATTTATGGCGTCTGTTGCGTCCGGCGCTGCTGGGGCGAGAAGCGCTGGCCCCCAGGATCTGGAGTACTTGAGCCGCCCGCTCCCACACTCAACATTTTTAAACTGCCGAACACGGACCCGATCATGGACCTGACCCCTCGCGAAAAAGACAAGATGCTGATCTTCACCGCCGGCCTGCTGGCGGAACGTCGACTGGCCCGCGGCGTGATGCTCAATTACCCGGAAACCATCGCCTATATCTCGGCCGCCCTGCTCGAAGGCGCCCGCGATGGCCGCACCGTGGCCGAACTGATGCACTACGGCACCACCCTGCTGACCCGCGATCAGGTGATGGAAGGCATCCCGGAAATGATCCCCGACATCCAGGTCGAGGCCACCTTCCCGGACGGCACAAAACTGGTCACTGTCCATCAACCCATCGCCTGAGGCCGCGCCATGTCTTACGTCATTCGTGATGCTGTCGCGGCAGACCTGCCGGCGATTCGCGAGATCTACAACGATGCGGTGCTCAACACGCTCGCCATCTGGAATGAGCAGACGGTCGATCTGGACAACCGCCAGCAATGGTTCAACGCTCGCCAGGCCCAGGGCTATCCGGTTCTGGTGATTGTCGACGACGCCAACATCGCCCTGGGCTATGCCTCGTTTGGCGACTGGCGTCCGTTTGAAGGGTTCCGCCACACGGTGGAGCATTCGGTGTATGTCCATCCCGAGCAACGGGGCAAACGCCTGGGCCCGCAATTGCTGGCCGAATTGATCAAACGTGCCCGGGCCTGCGACAAGCACGTCATGGTGGCGGCCATCGAAAGCGCCAATGCGGCTTCGATCCACGTGCACAAACAACTGGGTTTTGTCACCAGCGGGCGCATGCCGCAGGTGGGGATAAAGTTCGGCCGCTGGCTCGACCTGACGTTTATGCAACTGATGCTCAACCCCGGCGCACTGCCCCCCAAGGAACCCGCACAATGAAGACCGAACAACTGGTGCGCGTCACGGCGCAGAATTTTGCCCACTACCGCGAAGACTTGATTGTGCTGCTGCTCGACGCCGTCAAACACGGCGCATCGGTGGGGTTCATGAACGACCTCGACCTGCCCCAGGCCAGCCGCTACTTCAATGAAGTTCACGCCCAACTGGAGCAAGGCAATCTGCTGTTGTGGGTACTGGTTGAAGACCAGCGCGTGCTGGCCAGCGTGCAACTGATCCTGTGCCAAAAGGCCAACGGCCTGAACCGCGCCGAAGTCCAAAAGTTGCTGGTGCTCAACGAAGTGCGGCGCCGCGGGCTGGGCCAGGTGCTGATCCACGCGCTGGAACAAGGTGCACGGGAACTCAAGCGTGGCTTGCTGCACCTGGACACCGAAGCGGGCTCACCGGCCGAAAACTTCTACAGTGCCCTGGGTTACACCCGCGTCGGCGAACTGCCCAACTACTGCCAAAGCCCCAGCGGCCATTACAGCCCGACGGCCATCTACTTCAAAACCTTGAGTGAGCCGCAATGATTCCGGGCCAATACCACATCGAGGCGGGCGAGATCGAACTGAACGTGGGCCGGCGCACCCTGAGCCTGAGCGTGTCAAACCGTGGAGACCGGCCGATCCAGGTGGGCTCGCACTATCACTTTTTCGAAACCAACGACGCCCTGATCTTTGACCGGGGTGACAGCCGCGGCATGCGCCTGAACATCCCGGCGGGCACGGCGGTGCGATTCGAGCCGGGGCAAACCCGTGAAGTGGAACTGGTGGAACTGGCCGGGTTGCGCCGGGTGTTCGGCTTTGCCGGGCGGGTGATGGGCAATCTGGACAACGCCACGCTGTAGTCGCTGCCGCAGGCTGCGAAGGGTTGCACCGCAACCCGTTTCCCCTACCCCTTACACATCTGCTCGCAGCCTTCGGCAGCGACTACAAAGTGAATCACACACAGGAACCGACCATGAAAATATCCCGTCAGGCCTACGCCGACATGTTCGGCCCCACCGTAGGTGACAAGGTTCGTTTGGCCGATACCGAGCTGTGGGTCGAGGTCGAGCAGGACTTCACCACCTACGGAGAAGAAGTGAAGTTTGGCGGCGGCAAAGTGATTCGCGACGGTATGGGCCAAAGCCAGTTGCTCGCCAGCGAGGTGGTCGACACCCTGATCACCAACGCACTGATCATCGATCACTGGGGCATCGTCAAGGCCGATGTGGGCCTCAAGAACGGTCGCATCCACGCCATCGGCAAAGCCGGCAACCCGGATATCCAGCCCAATGTGACCATTGCCATCGGCGCCAGCACCGAAGTGATCGCGGGCGAAGGCATGATCCTCACCGCAGGCGGTATCGACACCCATATCCACTTCATCTGCCCGCAGCAGATCGAAGAAGCGCTCAACAGCGGCGTCACCACCATGATCGGCGGCGGCACCGGCCCGGCCACCGGCACCAATGCCACCACCTGCACCCCAGGCCCCTGGCATATGGCGCGCATGCTCCAGGCCGCCGATTCGTTCCCGATGAACATGGGCTTTACCGGCAAGGGCAACGCCAGCCTGCCGCAACCGCTGATCGAACAGGTCGAGGCCGGGGCCATCGGCCTCAAGCTGCACGAAGACTGGGGCACCACCCCCGCGTCCATCGACAACTGCCTGAATGTCGCCGACCTGTATGACGTGCAAGTGGCGATTCACAGCGACACCCTGAACGAGTCGGGCTTTGTCGAAACCACCCTCGCCGCCTTCAAGGGCCGCACCATCCACACCTATCACACCGAAGGGGCCGGTGGAGGCCATGCGCCGGACATCATCAAGGCCTGCGGCCTGGTCAATGTGCTGCCCAGCTCCACCAACCCGACCCGGCCTTTTACCCGCAACACCATCGACGAACACCTCGACATGTTGATGGTGTGCCATCACCTCGACCCGAGCATCGCCGAGGACGTGGCCTTCGCCGAAAGCCGTATCCGCCGTGAAACCATTGCCGCCGAAGACATCCTCCATGACCTGGGCGCGTTCTCGATGATCAGCTCCGACAGCCAGGCCATGGGCCGGGTGGGCGAAGTGATCACCCGCACCTGGCAGACCGCCGACAAAATGAAGAAGCAGCGCGGCCCATTGCCCGAAGATGCCGTGGGCAACGATAACTTCCGCGCCAAACGCTACATCGCCAAGTACACCATCAACCCGGCCATCACCCACGGCGTGAGCCATGAAGTGGGGTCGATCGAGGTGGGCAAGTGGGCCGATCTGGTGCTGTGGCGCCCGGCGTTTTTTGGGGTCAAGCCCACGCTGATCCTCAAGGGTGGCGCCATTGCCGCAAGCCTGATGGGTGATCCCAACGCCTCCATCCCCACCCCGCAACCCGTGCATTACCGCCCGATGTTCGCCAGCTACGGTGGCTCGCGCCATGCCACCTGCCTGACCTTTATCAGCCAGGCCGCTTTCGACGCAGGCGTACCCGCAGCGCTGGGTTTGCAAAAGCAAATCGCGGTGGTCAAGGGCTGCCGTGATGTGCAAAAAACCGACCTGATTCACAACGGTTATTTGCCCAGGATCGAAGTCGACCCCCAGACCTATCAGGTCAAGGCCGACGGTGTGTTGCTGTGGTGTGAACCGGCTGATGTGTTGCCGATGGCACAGCGCTACTTTCTGTTCTGATGCCCTGCGTTTGCAGGGGATTGGCGGTTGTATTGAAAAGCTGCTTTTGGCGTTAAGATGCGTCACCTTTCAATACAGCCGCTCTTGCAGCAAGGTTTGTGGCCATGCGCCTATCTGAATTCATCGTTCACAATGTTGATCGTATCGTCGATGAATGGGAGCAATTTGCCGAAACCATCACACCGGCTGCCGACTCCATGACCAGCCTGGCGTTGCGCGACCATGCCAAGGAGATCCTGCTGGCCGCATCCCGGGACATGAACACTGCACAAACGGCCAGCGAGCAGCAGGCCAAGGCCGAGGGCGAAGGCCCCGAGACCAGCCCCGCCCTGGATGAAGCCGCCGCCAGCCATGGCGAACTGCGCCATACCGTGGGGTTTGATCTGGTACAGATGACCTCGGAGTTCCGCCATTTGCGCGCCTGCGTGATCCGCCTGTGGGTCGCCAGCATCGACGCCCCGGCCCTCTCGCACATGCAGGACATGATCCGTTTCAACGAGGCCATCGATCAGGCCCTGGCCGAGTCAACGGCGGCCTACGCCGAACAGGTAAACCGCTCGCGGGATATCTTCCTCGCCATCCTCGGCCATGACCTGCGCGCACCGCTGCAGGCGGTGAGCATGTCCACTGAAATGCTGGAACGCAAAGCCCGGCTCGACGCCGATGCGTTGAATTATGTGCTGGCCATCAAGAATGGTGCCCGCCATATGGGGACGATGGTCAATGACCTGCTGGAGTTTGTGCGCAGCCGCCTGGGCAGCAACCTGCCGATTGAACCCAAGGCCATGGATTTGGCCGTCGCCTGCCAGGCAGCGCTGGACGAAGCCTGTGCCGGGCAACCCGACCGCGCCCCGAGGCTGCAGGTTGAAGGCGATGTGCAAGGCCATTGGGATCCGCGCAGGCTGGGGCAGCTGCTTCAGAACCTGATCGGCAATGCGCTGCAGCACGGTGCCCGCAAAGGCCAGGTGACGTTGAGCCTGAGCGGGGACGCGAGCGACGTGACCTTGCGCGTCCACAACCTTGGCCTGCCCATTGCCCAGGACGCCATTGCCACCCTGTTCGACCCGCTGGTACGCAGCCCGAGCGAAGACATCACCCAGCCGGGCACGTCGACCAGCCTGGGGCTTGGCCTGTTTATCATCAAGGAAGTGGTGGACGCCCATAAGGGCAGCATCGACGTGACCTCGACCGAAGCCGAGGGCACGACGTTTACCGTGGTGTTGCCTAGAAACGCCTGAGCCATCTGTGGGAGCGGGCTTGCTCGCGATGGCATCACCGCGATGTGCCGTCAGACCGCGTCGTCTGCATCGCAGGCAAGCCAGCGCCCACAAAGCCTGTGGGCATGCTTCTATTGCGTCACAAAGCGCCCCAACTGCTGCTTGAGCCGCTGGTTTTCGGCCCGCAACTGCTGCACTTCTTCGAGCAGGTCCAGCGCCAGGGCGACGCCTTCCCACTCTATGTGCAGATCATCACGCAGCTTGGCCGCACGCCTGGCGATGACCAATTCGTAGTCTTCAAAACGCCACACGTCAGGCGTGCGGCCCTGAGGTTCGATAATTCCGTGTTCGACAATCTCTATCACGTAAGTGGCCGGGATATTGGCCTCTTCGCAGAACCTTTCCATGTCCAGCTGAACGATCAGGGTGCTGCTCATGATCAGTTACTCCATTGTTCTCTCGGGTCAAATGCAGCTTTGTCGGCGAGTTCTTGCCACAGTGCTTTGGTGGCCTCGTCGGTCTGTTTGGGCATGACCACTTTCAATTGGGCA is part of the Pseudomonas sp. ML2-2023-3 genome and harbors:
- a CDS encoding ATP-binding protein codes for the protein MRLSEFIVHNVDRIVDEWEQFAETITPAADSMTSLALRDHAKEILLAASRDMNTAQTASEQQAKAEGEGPETSPALDEAAASHGELRHTVGFDLVQMTSEFRHLRACVIRLWVASIDAPALSHMQDMIRFNEAIDQALAESTAAYAEQVNRSRDIFLAILGHDLRAPLQAVSMSTEMLERKARLDADALNYVLAIKNGARHMGTMVNDLLEFVRSRLGSNLPIEPKAMDLAVACQAALDEACAGQPDRAPRLQVEGDVQGHWDPRRLGQLLQNLIGNALQHGARKGQVTLSLSGDASDVTLRVHNLGLPIAQDAIATLFDPLVRSPSEDITQPGTSTSLGLGLFIIKEVVDAHKGSIDVTSTEAEGTTFTVVLPRNA
- a CDS encoding chaperone modulator CbpM codes for the protein MSSTLIVQLDMERFCEEANIPATYVIEIVEHGIIEPQGRTPDVWRFEDYELVIARRAAKLRDDLHIEWEGVALALDLLEEVQQLRAENQRLKQQLGRFVTQ
- the ureC gene encoding urease subunit alpha; its protein translation is MKISRQAYADMFGPTVGDKVRLADTELWVEVEQDFTTYGEEVKFGGGKVIRDGMGQSQLLASEVVDTLITNALIIDHWGIVKADVGLKNGRIHAIGKAGNPDIQPNVTIAIGASTEVIAGEGMILTAGGIDTHIHFICPQQIEEALNSGVTTMIGGGTGPATGTNATTCTPGPWHMARMLQAADSFPMNMGFTGKGNASLPQPLIEQVEAGAIGLKLHEDWGTTPASIDNCLNVADLYDVQVAIHSDTLNESGFVETTLAAFKGRTIHTYHTEGAGGGHAPDIIKACGLVNVLPSSTNPTRPFTRNTIDEHLDMLMVCHHLDPSIAEDVAFAESRIRRETIAAEDILHDLGAFSMISSDSQAMGRVGEVITRTWQTADKMKKQRGPLPEDAVGNDNFRAKRYIAKYTINPAITHGVSHEVGSIEVGKWADLVLWRPAFFGVKPTLILKGGAIAASLMGDPNASIPTPQPVHYRPMFASYGGSRHATCLTFISQAAFDAGVPAALGLQKQIAVVKGCRDVQKTDLIHNGYLPRIEVDPQTYQVKADGVLLWCEPADVLPMAQRYFLF